In the genome of Falsirhodobacter halotolerans, one region contains:
- the tuf gene encoding elongation factor Tu, whose amino-acid sequence MAKAKFERNKPHVNIGTIGHVDHGKTTLTAAITKYFGEFRAYDQIDGAPEEKARGITISTAHVEYETENRHYAHVDCPGHADYVKNMITGAAQMDGAILVVNAADGPMPQTREHILLGRQVGIPYMVVYLNKVDQVDDEELLELVEMEVRELLSSYDYPGDDIPIVKGSALAALEGRDEEIGEKSIRALMEAVDAYIPTPARAVDQPFLMPVEDVFSISGRGTVATGRVERGVVKVGEEVEIVGIRDTKKTVCTGVEMFRKLLDQGEAGDNVGLLLRGVDREGIERGQVLCKPGSVKPHTKFEAEAYILTKEEGGRHTPFFANYRPQFYFRTTDVTGTVELPEGTEMVMPGDNLKFNVELIAPIAMEEKLRFAIREGGRTVGAGVVSKIIA is encoded by the coding sequence ATGGCAAAGGCAAAGTTTGAACGCAACAAACCGCACGTGAACATCGGGACCATTGGTCACGTTGACCACGGCAAGACGACGTTGACGGCGGCGATCACGAAGTATTTCGGCGAGTTCCGCGCGTATGACCAGATCGACGGCGCGCCGGAGGAGAAGGCTCGCGGGATCACGATCTCGACCGCGCACGTGGAATACGAGACGGAGAACCGTCACTACGCGCACGTGGACTGCCCCGGCCACGCCGACTACGTGAAGAACATGATCACCGGCGCGGCCCAGATGGACGGCGCGATCCTGGTCGTGAACGCCGCCGACGGTCCGATGCCGCAAACGCGCGAGCACATCCTGCTGGGCCGTCAGGTCGGCATCCCCTACATGGTCGTCTACCTGAACAAGGTCGACCAGGTGGATGACGAAGAGCTGCTGGAGCTGGTGGAGATGGAAGTGCGCGAGCTTCTGTCCTCCTACGACTACCCGGGCGATGACATTCCGATCGTCAAGGGCTCGGCCCTGGCCGCTCTGGAAGGTCGTGACGAGGAGATCGGCGAGAAGTCGATCCGCGCGCTGATGGAAGCCGTGGACGCCTACATCCCGACCCCGGCCCGCGCCGTGGACCAGCCGTTCCTGATGCCGGTCGAGGACGTGTTCTCGATCTCGGGTCGCGGCACGGTGGCCACGGGCCGCGTGGAGCGTGGTGTGGTGAAGGTCGGCGAGGAAGTCGAGATCGTCGGCATCCGCGACACCAAGAAGACCGTCTGCACGGGCGTCGAGATGTTCCGCAAGCTGCTGGATCAGGGCGAAGCAGGCGACAACGTGGGTCTTCTGCTGCGCGGTGTGGACCGTGAGGGGATCGAGCGCGGCCAGGTGCTGTGCAAGCCCGGCTCGGTGAAGCCGCACACGAAGTTCGAAGCGGAGGCCTACATCCTGACGAAGGAAGAGGGTGGCCGTCACACGCCGTTCTTCGCGAACTACCGTCCGCAATTCTACTTCCGCACGACCGACGTGACGGGCACGGTGGAACTGCCGGAAGGCACCGAGATGGTGATGCCGGGCGACAACCTGAAGTTCAACGTCGAACTGATCGCGCCGATCGCCATGGAAGAGAAGCTGCGCTTCGCCATCCGTGAAGGCGGCCGCACCGTCGGCGCAGGCGTCGTCTCGAAAATCATCGCCTGA
- the secE gene encoding preprotein translocase subunit SecE, which translates to MANPVQFIQQVRTEVGKIAWPGRREVILTTLMVLVLSALTATFFTLVDVGIRFGLGEILGAF; encoded by the coding sequence ATGGCAAATCCGGTTCAGTTCATTCAGCAGGTCCGTACCGAGGTCGGCAAGATCGCATGGCCGGGGCGGCGCGAGGTGATTCTGACCACGTTGATGGTGCTGGTGCTGTCGGCGCTGACCGCGACGTTCTTCACGCTGGTCGATGTGGGCATCCGTTTCGGTCTGGGCGAGATTCTGGGCGCGTTCTGA
- the nusG gene encoding transcription termination/antitermination protein NusG, with product MAKRWYSVSVLSNFEKKIAEQIKQAVSESGLEDEIEEVLVPTEEVIEVRRGKKVTSERRFMPGYVLVRMEMTNRGYHLITSINRVTGFLGPQGRPMPMRDEEVNAMLNRTDASGEVPQPRNLIRFDIGETVNVTDGPFEGFAGQVEDVDEDNSRLKVTVSIFGRATPVELEFTQVSKNT from the coding sequence ATGGCGAAGCGTTGGTATTCGGTAAGCGTCCTCTCGAATTTCGAGAAGAAGATTGCCGAGCAGATCAAGCAAGCCGTGTCGGAATCCGGTCTTGAGGACGAAATCGAGGAAGTGCTGGTCCCCACCGAAGAGGTGATCGAGGTCCGGCGCGGCAAGAAGGTGACGAGCGAGCGTCGTTTCATGCCCGGCTATGTGCTGGTGCGGATGGAGATGACGAACAGGGGCTATCACCTCATCACCTCCATCAACCGCGTGACGGGGTTTTTGGGGCCGCAGGGGCGTCCGATGCCCATGCGGGACGAGGAAGTGAACGCGATGCTGAACCGCACCGATGCGTCGGGCGAGGTGCCGCAGCCGCGCAACCTGATCCGCTTCGACATTGGCGAGACGGTGAACGTGACCGACGGTCCGTTCGAAGGCTTTGCCGGGCAGGTCGAGGATGTCGACGAAGACAACTCCCGCCTCAAGGTCACCGTATCGATCTTCGGGCGCGCGACGCCCGTGGAACTGGAATTCACTCAGGTGTCGAAGAACACCTGA
- the rplK gene encoding 50S ribosomal protein L11 encodes MAKKIIGQLKLQVKAGQANPSPPVGPALGQRGLNIMAFVKEFNAKTADIEPGTPTPTIITYYQDKSFSLELKSAPASYMLKKAAGLPSVGKRNRPRGSEKPGRDVAGSVTVAQVRQIAEAKMKDLNANSVEAAMQIILGSAKSCGIEVKG; translated from the coding sequence ATGGCCAAGAAGATCATCGGGCAGCTGAAGCTGCAAGTGAAGGCGGGGCAAGCCAACCCGTCCCCGCCCGTCGGCCCGGCCCTGGGTCAGCGCGGTCTGAACATCATGGCCTTCGTGAAGGAATTCAACGCGAAGACCGCGGATATCGAGCCGGGCACGCCCACGCCGACCATCATCACCTATTACCAGGACAAGTCGTTCAGCCTTGAGCTGAAATCGGCGCCCGCGTCCTACATGCTGAAGAAGGCCGCCGGTCTTCCTTCGGTGGGCAAGCGCAATCGTCCGCGCGGGTCGGAAAAGCCGGGCCGGGACGTGGCCGGCTCCGTGACCGTCGCACAGGTTCGTCAGATCGCCGAAGCGAAGATGAAAGACCTGAACGCCAACTCCGTGGAAGCTGCGATGCAGATCATCCTGGGTTCGGCGAAGTCCTGCGGTATCGAGGTCAAGGGGTAA
- the rplA gene encoding 50S ribosomal protein L1 produces MAIGKRTKAARTTFEGKTLIAVEEAVKLIKSAATAKFDETLEIAMNLGVDPRHADQMVRGVVTLPNGTGKTVRVAVFARGAKADEAKAAGADIVGAEDLMETIQSGKIEFDRCIATPDMMPLVGRLGKILGPRNLMPNPKVGTVTMDVAGAVGNAKGGEVQFKVEKAGVIHAGIGKVSFDESKLAENVRAFVEAVTRARPAGAKGTYVKKVSLSSTMGPGVSLDLASATGN; encoded by the coding sequence ATGGCCATTGGTAAACGTACGAAAGCCGCCCGCACGACCTTCGAGGGCAAGACCCTGATCGCGGTCGAAGAGGCCGTGAAGCTGATCAAGAGCGCGGCGACCGCCAAGTTCGACGAAACGCTGGAAATCGCGATGAACCTGGGCGTCGACCCGCGTCACGCCGACCAGATGGTCCGCGGCGTGGTCACCCTGCCGAACGGCACGGGCAAGACGGTTCGCGTGGCTGTGTTTGCGCGCGGTGCGAAAGCGGACGAGGCGAAAGCCGCCGGGGCCGACATCGTCGGTGCCGAAGACCTGATGGAAACGATCCAGTCGGGCAAGATCGAGTTCGATCGCTGCATCGCGACGCCGGACATGATGCCGCTGGTCGGTCGTCTGGGCAAGATTCTGGGGCCGCGCAACCTGATGCCGAACCCCAAGGTCGGCACGGTGACGATGGACGTGGCCGGTGCCGTCGGCAACGCCAAGGGCGGTGAGGTCCAGTTCAAGGTCGAGAAGGCCGGCGTCATCCATGCCGGTATCGGCAAGGTCTCGTTCGACGAATCGAAGCTGGCCGAAAACGTCCGCGCCTTCGTCGAGGCGGTGACCCGTGCCCGCCCGGCGGGCGCGAAGGGCACCTATGTGAAGAAGGTCTCGCTGTCGTCCACCATGGGCCCTGGCGTGTCGCTGGACCTGGCCTCGGCCACCGGCAACTGA
- the rplJ gene encoding 50S ribosomal protein L10, with protein sequence MDRAQKEQVVEELGQIFESSGVVVVAHYAGLTVAQMQDLRARMREVGGSVRVAKNKLAKIALDGKPSAAMGDLLTGMTVLAYSDDPVAAAKVADAYAKTNDKFIILGGAMGETVLDQDGVKAVAAMPSREELIASIVGCIGAPASNIAGAIGAPASNIAGILSTLEEREAA encoded by the coding sequence GTGGATAGAGCCCAGAAAGAGCAAGTGGTCGAGGAACTCGGCCAGATCTTCGAAAGCTCTGGCGTGGTGGTCGTTGCCCATTACGCAGGTCTGACGGTTGCACAGATGCAGGATCTGCGCGCGCGTATGCGCGAAGTCGGCGGATCCGTGCGCGTTGCCAAGAACAAGCTCGCCAAGATCGCCCTTGACGGGAAACCCTCCGCTGCGATGGGTGACCTGCTTACGGGCATGACCGTTCTCGCCTATTCCGATGACCCTGTCGCTGCTGCGAAGGTCGCGGACGCCTATGCCAAGACGAACGACAAGTTCATCATTCTTGGCGGCGCCATGGGCGAGACCGTTCTGGACCAAGACGGTGTGAAAGCCGTGGCCGCCATGCCGTCGCGTGAGGAGCTTATCGCTTCGATCGTCGGTTGCATCGGTGCGCCCGCGTCGAACATCGCCGGGGCCATTGGCGCGCCTGCTTCGAACATCGCTGGCATCCTCTCCACCTTGGAGGAGCGGGAAGCCGCCTGA
- the rplL gene encoding 50S ribosomal protein L7/L12: MADLKALAEQIVNLTLLEAQELKTILKDEYGIEPAAGGAVMMAGPAAGAGAAAEEEKTEFDVVLTDAGANKINVIKEVRGITGLGLKEAKDLVEAGGKIKEGVAKAEAEEMKKKLEAAGAKAELK; encoded by the coding sequence ATGGCTGATCTGAAAGCACTCGCCGAGCAAATCGTGAACCTCACGCTGCTGGAAGCGCAAGAACTGAAAACGATCCTGAAAGACGAGTACGGCATCGAGCCCGCCGCCGGTGGCGCGGTCATGATGGCCGGCCCGGCTGCTGGCGCAGGCGCTGCGGCAGAAGAAGAAAAGACCGAGTTCGACGTCGTCCTGACGGACGCTGGCGCGAACAAGATCAACGTCATCAAAGAAGTGCGTGGCATCACCGGTCTGGGCCTGAAAGAAGCCAAGGACCTGGTCGAAGCCGGTGGCAAGATCAAAGAAGGCGTCGCGAAAGCCGAAGCCGAAGAAATGAAGAAAAAGCTGGAAGCAGCTGGCGCGAAAGCCGAGCTGAAGTAA
- the rpoB gene encoding DNA-directed RNA polymerase subunit beta: MAQSYVGQKRIRRYFGKIREVLEMPNLIEVQKSSYDLFLKSGEGQVPADGEGIKGVFQSVFPIKDFNETAVLEFVKYELEKPKYDVDECQQRDMTYAAPLKVTLRLIVFDVDETTGNRSVKDIKEQDVYMGDMPLMTSNGTFIVNGTERVIVSQMHRSPGVFFDHDKGKTHSSGKLLFACRIIPYRGSWLDFEFDAKDVVFARIDRRRKLPVTTLLYALGLDQDAIMSAYYDTVSYKYEKNKGWVTKFFPDRMRGTRPAYDLIDAATGEVICKAGDKMTPRMVKKLIDEAQVTELLLPFDRIVGRYVAQDIINEETGEIWVEAGDELTMEYDRDGEIKGGTLQTLLDQGITEIPVLDIDGVNVGPYIRNTMAADKNMNREGALMDIYRVMRPGEPPTVEAASNLFQTLFFDSERYDLSAVGRVKMNMRLDLDKPDTQRTLDREDIIACIKALTELRDGKGEIDDIDHLGNRRVRSVGELMENQYRVGLLRMERAIKERMSSVEIDTIMPQDLINAKPAAAAVREFFGSSQLSQFMDQTNPLSEVTHKRRLSALGPGGLTRERAGFEVRDVHPTHYGRMCPIETPEGQNIGLINSLATFARVNKYGFIETPYRKVVDGQVTDDVVYMSATEEMRHTVAQANATIDGEGRFTSDLISTRKAGEFMLNPPDAVDLIDVSPKQLVSVAASLIPFLENDDANRALMGSNMQRQAVPLLQSDAPFVGTGIEAIVARDSGAAIMARRAGVIDQVDATRIVVRATEMLEPGEPGVDIYRLRKFKRSNQSSCINQRPLVKVGSQVTRGEVIADGPNTDMGELALGRNVVVAFMPWNGYNYEDSILISERILKDDVFTSIHIEEYEVAARDTKLGPEEITRDIPNVGEEALRNLDEAGIVYIGAEVQPGDILVGKITPKGESPMTPEEKLLRAIFGEKASDVRDTSLRLPPGAYGTIVEVRVFNRHGVDKDERALQIEREEVERLSRDRDDELAILDRNIYSRLRTLVMGKTAVKGPKGIKSGSTIDAELLGTLSKGQWWQLALGEEAEAKEVEALHEQYEAQKRQLDHRFEDKVEKVRRGDDLPPGVMKMVKVFVAVKRKLQPGDKMAGRHGNKGVISKVVPVEDMPFLQDGTAVDLVLNPLGVPSRMNVGQILETHMGWAARGLGIKVDEALQEYRRKGDMTPVKEALRIAYGDETYEAAFSDREDDDILEMAGSVTKGVPIATPVFDGAKEPDVNDALRRAGFNESGQSIVFDGRSGEQFARPVTVGVKYMLKLHHLVDDKLHARSTGPYSLVTQQPLGGKAQFGGQRLGEMEVWALEAYGAAYTLQEMLTVKSDDVAGRTKMYESIVKGEDNFEAGVPESFNVLVKEVRGLGLNMELLDSEEE, translated from the coding sequence ATGGCTCAGAGCTACGTTGGCCAGAAGCGCATCCGCCGTTACTTCGGAAAAATCCGTGAAGTTCTGGAAATGCCGAACCTTATCGAGGTTCAGAAATCCTCTTACGACCTGTTCCTGAAATCGGGCGAAGGCCAGGTTCCGGCGGATGGCGAGGGGATCAAGGGCGTGTTCCAGTCCGTCTTCCCGATCAAGGATTTCAACGAGACGGCGGTGCTCGAGTTCGTGAAATACGAACTGGAGAAGCCGAAATACGACGTGGACGAATGCCAGCAGCGCGACATGACCTATGCCGCGCCGCTGAAGGTCACGCTGCGCCTGATCGTGTTCGATGTCGATGAGACGACGGGCAACCGGTCGGTCAAGGACATCAAGGAACAGGACGTCTATATGGGCGACATGCCCCTGATGACGTCGAACGGCACGTTCATCGTGAACGGGACCGAACGGGTGATCGTGTCCCAGATGCACCGTTCGCCGGGCGTGTTCTTCGATCACGACAAGGGCAAGACGCATTCCTCGGGGAAACTGCTGTTCGCCTGCCGCATCATTCCCTATCGCGGATCGTGGCTGGACTTCGAATTCGACGCCAAGGATGTCGTGTTCGCGCGCATCGACCGTCGCCGCAAGTTGCCGGTCACCACGCTGCTCTATGCGCTTGGTCTGGACCAGGACGCGATCATGTCGGCCTATTACGACACGGTCAGCTACAAGTACGAGAAGAACAAGGGTTGGGTGACCAAGTTCTTCCCCGATCGGATGCGCGGCACCCGTCCGGCCTATGACCTGATCGACGCCGCCACCGGCGAGGTGATCTGCAAGGCGGGCGACAAGATGACCCCGCGCATGGTCAAGAAGCTGATCGACGAGGCGCAGGTCACCGAGCTGCTGCTGCCGTTCGACCGCATCGTCGGGCGCTATGTCGCGCAGGACATCATCAACGAGGAAACGGGCGAGATCTGGGTCGAGGCCGGCGACGAGCTGACGATGGAGTATGACCGCGACGGCGAGATCAAGGGCGGCACGCTCCAGACCCTGCTGGACCAGGGCATCACCGAGATTCCGGTTCTGGACATCGACGGCGTGAACGTCGGCCCCTATATCCGCAACACGATGGCGGCGGACAAGAACATGAACCGCGAAGGCGCGCTCATGGACATCTACCGCGTCATGCGTCCGGGCGAGCCGCCGACCGTCGAAGCCGCGTCGAACCTGTTCCAGACGTTGTTCTTCGATTCGGAGCGCTACGACCTCTCGGCCGTGGGCCGCGTGAAGATGAACATGCGTCTGGATCTGGACAAGCCGGACACCCAGCGCACGCTGGACCGCGAGGACATCATCGCCTGCATCAAGGCGCTGACCGAACTGCGCGACGGCAAGGGCGAGATCGACGACATCGACCACCTCGGCAACCGCCGTGTGCGTTCGGTGGGCGAGCTGATGGAAAACCAGTATCGCGTCGGCCTGCTGCGGATGGAGCGCGCGATCAAGGAGCGCATGTCCTCGGTCGAGATCGACACGATCATGCCCCAAGACCTGATCAACGCGAAACCCGCGGCCGCGGCGGTGCGCGAATTCTTCGGCTCCAGCCAGCTGTCGCAGTTCATGGACCAGACGAACCCGCTGTCCGAAGTGACGCACAAGCGGCGTCTGTCGGCCCTTGGGCCGGGCGGTCTGACGCGGGAACGCGCGGGCTTCGAGGTGCGCGACGTTCATCCGACGCACTATGGCCGGATGTGCCCGATCGAGACGCCGGAAGGTCAGAACATCGGTCTGATCAACAGCCTCGCCACCTTCGCGCGCGTGAACAAGTATGGCTTCATCGAGACCCCTTATCGCAAGGTGGTGGACGGTCAGGTGACCGACGACGTGGTCTATATGTCCGCGACCGAGGAAATGCGTCACACGGTGGCGCAGGCCAACGCGACCATCGACGGGGAAGGGCGGTTCACCTCCGATCTCATCTCCACCCGCAAGGCGGGCGAGTTCATGCTGAACCCGCCGGACGCCGTCGATCTGATCGACGTGTCGCCCAAGCAGCTGGTGTCGGTCGCGGCCTCGCTGATCCCGTTCCTTGAGAACGACGACGCCAACCGCGCTCTCATGGGGTCGAACATGCAGCGTCAGGCGGTTCCGCTGCTGCAATCGGACGCGCCCTTTGTCGGCACGGGGATCGAGGCCATCGTGGCACGCGATTCCGGGGCCGCGATCATGGCACGCCGGGCCGGTGTGATCGACCAGGTGGACGCGACGCGGATCGTTGTGCGCGCCACCGAGATGCTGGAGCCGGGCGAGCCGGGTGTGGACATCTATCGTCTGCGCAAGTTCAAGCGGTCGAACCAGTCGTCCTGCATCAACCAGCGTCCGCTGGTGAAGGTGGGCAGCCAGGTGACGCGCGGCGAGGTGATCGCCGACGGTCCGAACACCGACATGGGCGAACTGGCCCTTGGCCGGAACGTGGTCGTGGCCTTCATGCCGTGGAACGGCTACAACTACGAGGACTCGATCCTGATCTCGGAGCGCATCCTGAAGGATGACGTCTTCACCTCGATCCACATCGAAGAATACGAGGTCGCCGCCCGCGACACGAAGCTGGGCCCGGAAGAGATCACGCGCGACATCCCGAACGTGGGTGAAGAAGCCCTGCGCAATCTGGATGAGGCCGGCATCGTCTATATCGGCGCCGAGGTTCAGCCGGGCGACATTCTGGTCGGCAAGATCACCCCGAAGGGCGAAAGCCCGATGACGCCGGAAGAGAAGCTGCTTCGTGCCATCTTCGGCGAAAAGGCATCGGACGTGCGCGACACCTCGCTGCGCCTGCCGCCGGGGGCCTATGGCACGATCGTGGAAGTTCGCGTCTTCAACCGTCACGGTGTGGACAAGGACGAGCGCGCGCTGCAGATCGAGCGGGAAGAAGTGGAACGCCTGTCGCGCGACCGCGACGACGAGCTGGCCATCCTGGACCGCAACATCTACTCGCGTCTGCGGACGCTGGTGATGGGCAAGACGGCGGTGAAGGGTCCGAAGGGCATCAAGTCCGGCTCGACCATCGACGCCGAACTGTTGGGCACCCTCTCCAAGGGGCAGTGGTGGCAGTTGGCCCTGGGTGAGGAAGCCGAGGCGAAAGAGGTCGAGGCGCTGCACGAGCAGTATGAGGCCCAGAAGCGTCAGCTCGATCACCGGTTCGAGGACAAGGTCGAGAAGGTCCGCCGCGGCGACGATCTGCCCCCGGGCGTGATGAAGATGGTCAAGGTGTTCGTCGCGGTGAAGCGCAAGCTGCAACCGGGCGACAAGATGGCCGGTCGTCACGGCAACAAGGGTGTCATCTCCAAGGTGGTTCCGGTCGAGGACATGCCGTTCCTTCAGGACGGAACCGCAGTCGATCTCGTGCTGAACCCGCTGGGCGTGCCGAGCCGGATGAACGTCGGTCAGATCCTGGAAACCCATATGGGCTGGGCCGCGCGCGGTCTGGGCATCAAGGTGGACGAGGCGCTGCAGGAATACCGTCGCAAAGGGGACATGACCCCGGTGAAGGAGGCCCTGCGCATCGCCTATGGCGACGAGACCTATGAGGCGGCCTTCTCGGATCGCGAGGATGACGACATCCTCGAGATGGCGGGTTCGGTCACCAAGGGCGTTCCGATCGCCACGCCGGTGTTCGACGGTGCGAAGGAGCCGGACGTCAACGACGCGCTGCGCCGTGCGGGCTTCAACGAATCCGGTCAGTCGATCGTGTTCGACGGCCGTTCGGGCGAGCAGTTCGCGCGTCCGGTCACCGTCGGCGTCAAGTACATGCTGAAGCTGCACCACCTTGTGGACGACAAGCTGCACGCACGTTCGACCGGGCCGTACAGCCTTGTGACCCAGCAGCCGCTGGGCGGTAAGGCGCAGTTCGGTGGTCAGCGTCTGGGGGAGATGGAGGTCTGGGCTCTGGAAGCTTATGGCGCCGCCTATACCCTGCAGGAGATGCTGACGGTCAAGTCGGACGACGTGGCCGGCCGGACCAAGATGTACGAGAGCATCGTCAAGGGCGAGGACAACTTCGAGGCCGGCGTGCCGGAATCGTTCAACGTTCTTGTCAAGGAGGTCCGCGGTCTGGGCCTCAACATGGAACTCCTGGATTCGGAGGAAGAGTGA